A single window of Penaeus vannamei isolate JL-2024 chromosome 24, ASM4276789v1, whole genome shotgun sequence DNA harbors:
- the dgo gene encoding uncharacterized protein dgo isoform X2, which translates to MVGVPAGATGGGVGAGVGVGVGVGVAGDVIGGGEGEDLRRAAAQGDTTKLLALIEEGAAVNLSDECGYTALQRAACEGHLEIVRQLIKHNANVDHQDDQHGNTALHEAAWKGYSQTAEALVRAKANVYIKNKGGFAPLHLACQNGHNQTCRVLLLAGCKPDIKNNYGDTPLHTAARYGHAGVTRILLSAKTNVGEMNKNGDTALHIAAAMGRRKLTRILLESGADQTIKNKQNETPGDIAKRKEFEQILEILKNPPPVVTPEERLRREQEQKKKELKEAKAKGASGGKASKGAAGGKSDKKREKTNDSGTSSKDSSTRAKEKKKHKAEHKEKRRAKHVEWSPYGCQFYPPATAELAALNIDSLPKEPLATGEQYFIDLAGNIKKGPVGVGYTCYCAPFFRNVESKLEKDKVALMDHIDAAHDKLDAKITNLEHRTRSHIQHLSDTVKQKLAAEKEECRQRAERTRTSRDAEAELRASQLRQWVERRLAAQNSGSPVAHTPRTCTAFRGSIRRGRDPVTGLFPLTRSRSEEAVSEYREEGESDHEPVYKGLRVLDHPTSMYNIPQTLNDEIDTVIYDSPKPIASLVPGALRCPSPDDHHIRSVSADGRGGPPTSRQEGRSHSVDARQVLGDPRSQMEEKRGPEKPRGESPGWLATNRDLLNESTSSDASAGRRGSRGSRGVSGSSVHGSPLVGRMSRYSPAQPSPLLRRPDLTSQGEVLIAPPMRPAPLHHSDLNQAVDNLRVSHAEHGAIPKTNGRAEDRDEDRDDAHDHQQQEWSGYSRYDYRNTNPYMYGDLRGRNPHARPPPITSAPLEHKAAKPGYEAYPQYPKTPEEGQTAETYHASLAQAHEDFDAATYLDMDRYRIQQAVRRLYDGYMAEGRLDPVQRRPNLESSLEHDSHNDSGYSTRLCTGSQGPSPALSGGHEVSSDTEMKHVSETCLQEASRHVVVEARDGGRHPPGRDAAYATGAISRFSNGLPQGTSASRFSTPHLGNDKVIIGESSLV; encoded by the exons TGCGGGTATACTGCCCTACAGCGCGCGGCGTGCGAAGGTCACCTCGAAATCGTCCGCCAGCTCATCAAACACAACGCGAATGTCGACCATCAGGATGATCAG CACGGCAACACGGCGCTGCACGAGGCCGCGTGGAAGGGCTACAGCCAGACGGCGGAGGCGCTGGTTCGAGCCAAAGCCAACGTGTACATCAAGAACAAGGGGGGCTTCGCGCCCCTGCACCTGGCCTGCCAGAACGGCCACAACCAGACCTGCCGCGTCCTGCTCCTCGCTGGCTGCAAGCCCGACATCAAGAATAAC TACGGCGACACCCCCCTGCACACGGCGGCGCGGTACGGCCACGCCGGCGTCACGCGGATCCTCCTGTCGGCCAAAACCAACGTCGGCGAGATGAACAAG AACGGCGACACAGCGCTGCACATCGCGGCCGccatggggaggaggaagctcaCCCGAATACTGCTCGAGTCCGGCGCCGACCAGACGATCAAGAATAAG CAAAACGAGACCCCGGGCGACATAGCTAAGCGAAAGGAGTTCGAACAGATCCTGGAGATCCTGAAGAATCCTCCTCCTGTCGTGACTCCCGAGGAGCGGCTGCGGAGGGaacaggagcagaagaagaaggagctgaAGGAGGCAAAGGCCAAGGGAGCGTCGGGGGGCAAGGCGAGCAAGGGGGCGGCGGGGGGCAAGAGCGACAAGAAGCGCGAGAAGACCAACGACAGCGGGACGTCGAGCAAGGACAGCAGCACGCGggccaaggagaagaagaag CACAAGGCGGAGCACAAGGAGAAGCGCCGCGCGAAGCACGTGGAGTGGTCGCCCTACGGGTGCCAGTTCTACCCTCCGGCCACGGCGGAGTTGGCGGCGCTCAACATCGACTCCTTGCCCAAGGAACCGCTAGCCACGGGCGAGCAGTACTTCATCGACCTCGCGGGAAATATCAAGAAG GGACCCGTCGGCGTGGGTTACACGTGTTACTGCGCGCCCTTCTTCAGGAATGTGGAAAGCAAACTGGAGAAGGACAAGGTAGCGCTCATGGACCACATTGACGCTGCTCATGACAAACTCGATGCCAAGATCACTAACCTCGAGCACCGCACGCGGTCGCACATCCAGCATCTCAGCGACACCGTCAAGCAGAAG CTGGCGGCGGAGAAAGAAGAGTGTCGTCAGCGGGCTGAGAGAACCCGGACGTCTCGCGATGCGGAGGCAGAGCTGAGGGCGTCGCAACTCCGGCAGTGGGTGGAGCGTCGTCTCGCAGCGCAGAACTCAGGAAGCCCCGTCGCCCATACGCCCAGGACCTGCACCGCCTTCAGAGGCTCAATCCGAAGGGGAAGAGACCCTGTGACGGGGCTCTTCCCTTTGACGAG ATCCCGCTCAGAAGAAGCTGTATCAGAGTatcgggaggaaggagagagcgaccaTGAACCTGTGTACAAGGGACTCAGGGTGCTCGACCACCCGACGTCCATGTACAATATTCCTCAGACCCTCAACGACGAGATTGACACTGTCATCTATGATTCACCAAAGCCCATCGCCTCGCTGGTTCCCGGCGCCCTACGATGTCCTTCACCAGATGACCATCACATCCGGAGTGTGTCTGCAGATGGTCGCGGCGGACCGCCGACGAGCAGACAGGAGGGTCGAAGTCATTCAGTAGATGCTCGACAAGTCCTGGGTGATCCACGAAGTcaaatggaggagaagagaggcccAGAAAAGCCTCGGGGTGAGAGTCCCGGCTGGCTGGCCACGAACAGAGACCTTCTGAACGAGTCTACCAGCAGTGATGCTTCTGCTGGTCGTCGAGGAAGTCGCGGGAGCCGAGGAGTAAGCGGGTCGTCTGTCCATGGCTCACCTCTGGTCGGCCGCATGAGTCGCTACTCCCCAGCTCAACCATCGCCGCTCTTGCGCCGCCCGGACTTGACTTCGCAGGGCGAGGTCTTGATTGCTCCTCCAATGAGACCTGCGCCCCTGCACCACTCCGACCTGAATCAGGCGGTGGACAACCTGCGGGTGTCGCACGCCGAGCACGGGGCGATACCAAAGACCAACGGCCGAGCAGAGGATCGCGACGAAGACCGGGACGACGCGCACGACCATCAGCAGCAGGAATGGAGTGGCTACAGCCGTTACGATTATCGCAACACCAATCCGTATATGTATGGGGATCTTCGCGGCCGCAATCCACATGCAAGGCCGCCTCCTATCACCAGTGCTCCCCTAGAGCACAAAGCCGCAAAGCCAGGGTATGAGGCCTACCCGCAATACCCAAAGACACCCGAGGAAGGACAGACGGCAGAGACATACCACGCTTCACTAGCGCAAGCCCACGAGGACTTCGATGCTGCCACCTATCTGGACATGGACAG GTATAGGATACAGCAAGCAGTACGACGTCTGTATGATGGTTATATGGCGGAGGGCCGCCTCGACCCAGTCCAGCGCCGGCCAAACCTGGAGTCGTCTCTGGAACACGATTCCCACAATGATTCCGGCTACTCGACCCGCCTGTGCACGGGCTCCCAGGGCCCCTCGCCTGCCCTCTCAG GTGGGCATGAAGTGTCATCAGACACCGAGATGAAGCACGTGTCCGAAACGTGTCTGCAGGAGGCCAGTAGGCACGTGGTAGTCGAAGCCAGGGACGGAGGCAGACACCCTCCGGGAAGAGACGCGGCCTACGCTACGGGCGCCATTTCAAGGTTCTCGAACGGTTTGCCGCAGGGTACTTCGGCGTCCCGGTTCTCAACGCCACACTTGGGGAACGACAAAGTCATTATCGGGGAATCGTCTCTGGTGTAA
- the dgo gene encoding uncharacterized protein dgo isoform X1 encodes MVGVPAGATGGGVGAGVGVGVGVGVAGDVIGGGEGEDLRRAAAQGDTTKLLALIEEGAAVNLSDECGRTPLHWACSRRQPNTVAALLLSAAKVNVTDNCGYTALQRAACEGHLEIVRQLIKHNANVDHQDDQHGNTALHEAAWKGYSQTAEALVRAKANVYIKNKGGFAPLHLACQNGHNQTCRVLLLAGCKPDIKNNYGDTPLHTAARYGHAGVTRILLSAKTNVGEMNKNGDTALHIAAAMGRRKLTRILLESGADQTIKNKQNETPGDIAKRKEFEQILEILKNPPPVVTPEERLRREQEQKKKELKEAKAKGASGGKASKGAAGGKSDKKREKTNDSGTSSKDSSTRAKEKKKHKAEHKEKRRAKHVEWSPYGCQFYPPATAELAALNIDSLPKEPLATGEQYFIDLAGNIKKGPVGVGYTCYCAPFFRNVESKLEKDKVALMDHIDAAHDKLDAKITNLEHRTRSHIQHLSDTVKQKLAAEKEECRQRAERTRTSRDAEAELRASQLRQWVERRLAAQNSGSPVAHTPRTCTAFRGSIRRGRDPVTGLFPLTRSRSEEAVSEYREEGESDHEPVYKGLRVLDHPTSMYNIPQTLNDEIDTVIYDSPKPIASLVPGALRCPSPDDHHIRSVSADGRGGPPTSRQEGRSHSVDARQVLGDPRSQMEEKRGPEKPRGESPGWLATNRDLLNESTSSDASAGRRGSRGSRGVSGSSVHGSPLVGRMSRYSPAQPSPLLRRPDLTSQGEVLIAPPMRPAPLHHSDLNQAVDNLRVSHAEHGAIPKTNGRAEDRDEDRDDAHDHQQQEWSGYSRYDYRNTNPYMYGDLRGRNPHARPPPITSAPLEHKAAKPGYEAYPQYPKTPEEGQTAETYHASLAQAHEDFDAATYLDMDRYRIQQAVRRLYDGYMAEGRLDPVQRRPNLESSLEHDSHNDSGYSTRLCTGSQGPSPALSGGHEVSSDTEMKHVSETCLQEASRHVVVEARDGGRHPPGRDAAYATGAISRFSNGLPQGTSASRFSTPHLGNDKVIIGESSLV; translated from the exons TGCGGGTATACTGCCCTACAGCGCGCGGCGTGCGAAGGTCACCTCGAAATCGTCCGCCAGCTCATCAAACACAACGCGAATGTCGACCATCAGGATGATCAG CACGGCAACACGGCGCTGCACGAGGCCGCGTGGAAGGGCTACAGCCAGACGGCGGAGGCGCTGGTTCGAGCCAAAGCCAACGTGTACATCAAGAACAAGGGGGGCTTCGCGCCCCTGCACCTGGCCTGCCAGAACGGCCACAACCAGACCTGCCGCGTCCTGCTCCTCGCTGGCTGCAAGCCCGACATCAAGAATAAC TACGGCGACACCCCCCTGCACACGGCGGCGCGGTACGGCCACGCCGGCGTCACGCGGATCCTCCTGTCGGCCAAAACCAACGTCGGCGAGATGAACAAG AACGGCGACACAGCGCTGCACATCGCGGCCGccatggggaggaggaagctcaCCCGAATACTGCTCGAGTCCGGCGCCGACCAGACGATCAAGAATAAG CAAAACGAGACCCCGGGCGACATAGCTAAGCGAAAGGAGTTCGAACAGATCCTGGAGATCCTGAAGAATCCTCCTCCTGTCGTGACTCCCGAGGAGCGGCTGCGGAGGGaacaggagcagaagaagaaggagctgaAGGAGGCAAAGGCCAAGGGAGCGTCGGGGGGCAAGGCGAGCAAGGGGGCGGCGGGGGGCAAGAGCGACAAGAAGCGCGAGAAGACCAACGACAGCGGGACGTCGAGCAAGGACAGCAGCACGCGggccaaggagaagaagaag CACAAGGCGGAGCACAAGGAGAAGCGCCGCGCGAAGCACGTGGAGTGGTCGCCCTACGGGTGCCAGTTCTACCCTCCGGCCACGGCGGAGTTGGCGGCGCTCAACATCGACTCCTTGCCCAAGGAACCGCTAGCCACGGGCGAGCAGTACTTCATCGACCTCGCGGGAAATATCAAGAAG GGACCCGTCGGCGTGGGTTACACGTGTTACTGCGCGCCCTTCTTCAGGAATGTGGAAAGCAAACTGGAGAAGGACAAGGTAGCGCTCATGGACCACATTGACGCTGCTCATGACAAACTCGATGCCAAGATCACTAACCTCGAGCACCGCACGCGGTCGCACATCCAGCATCTCAGCGACACCGTCAAGCAGAAG CTGGCGGCGGAGAAAGAAGAGTGTCGTCAGCGGGCTGAGAGAACCCGGACGTCTCGCGATGCGGAGGCAGAGCTGAGGGCGTCGCAACTCCGGCAGTGGGTGGAGCGTCGTCTCGCAGCGCAGAACTCAGGAAGCCCCGTCGCCCATACGCCCAGGACCTGCACCGCCTTCAGAGGCTCAATCCGAAGGGGAAGAGACCCTGTGACGGGGCTCTTCCCTTTGACGAG ATCCCGCTCAGAAGAAGCTGTATCAGAGTatcgggaggaaggagagagcgaccaTGAACCTGTGTACAAGGGACTCAGGGTGCTCGACCACCCGACGTCCATGTACAATATTCCTCAGACCCTCAACGACGAGATTGACACTGTCATCTATGATTCACCAAAGCCCATCGCCTCGCTGGTTCCCGGCGCCCTACGATGTCCTTCACCAGATGACCATCACATCCGGAGTGTGTCTGCAGATGGTCGCGGCGGACCGCCGACGAGCAGACAGGAGGGTCGAAGTCATTCAGTAGATGCTCGACAAGTCCTGGGTGATCCACGAAGTcaaatggaggagaagagaggcccAGAAAAGCCTCGGGGTGAGAGTCCCGGCTGGCTGGCCACGAACAGAGACCTTCTGAACGAGTCTACCAGCAGTGATGCTTCTGCTGGTCGTCGAGGAAGTCGCGGGAGCCGAGGAGTAAGCGGGTCGTCTGTCCATGGCTCACCTCTGGTCGGCCGCATGAGTCGCTACTCCCCAGCTCAACCATCGCCGCTCTTGCGCCGCCCGGACTTGACTTCGCAGGGCGAGGTCTTGATTGCTCCTCCAATGAGACCTGCGCCCCTGCACCACTCCGACCTGAATCAGGCGGTGGACAACCTGCGGGTGTCGCACGCCGAGCACGGGGCGATACCAAAGACCAACGGCCGAGCAGAGGATCGCGACGAAGACCGGGACGACGCGCACGACCATCAGCAGCAGGAATGGAGTGGCTACAGCCGTTACGATTATCGCAACACCAATCCGTATATGTATGGGGATCTTCGCGGCCGCAATCCACATGCAAGGCCGCCTCCTATCACCAGTGCTCCCCTAGAGCACAAAGCCGCAAAGCCAGGGTATGAGGCCTACCCGCAATACCCAAAGACACCCGAGGAAGGACAGACGGCAGAGACATACCACGCTTCACTAGCGCAAGCCCACGAGGACTTCGATGCTGCCACCTATCTGGACATGGACAG GTATAGGATACAGCAAGCAGTACGACGTCTGTATGATGGTTATATGGCGGAGGGCCGCCTCGACCCAGTCCAGCGCCGGCCAAACCTGGAGTCGTCTCTGGAACACGATTCCCACAATGATTCCGGCTACTCGACCCGCCTGTGCACGGGCTCCCAGGGCCCCTCGCCTGCCCTCTCAG GTGGGCATGAAGTGTCATCAGACACCGAGATGAAGCACGTGTCCGAAACGTGTCTGCAGGAGGCCAGTAGGCACGTGGTAGTCGAAGCCAGGGACGGAGGCAGACACCCTCCGGGAAGAGACGCGGCCTACGCTACGGGCGCCATTTCAAGGTTCTCGAACGGTTTGCCGCAGGGTACTTCGGCGTCCCGGTTCTCAACGCCACACTTGGGGAACGACAAAGTCATTATCGGGGAATCGTCTCTGGTGTAA